The Anopheles marshallii chromosome X, idAnoMarsDA_429_01, whole genome shotgun sequence genome includes a window with the following:
- the LOC128706965 gene encoding protein mab-21 produces the protein MLVPPEMIAVQSKLIYQMNKYCADRVQARKAQIHKTIQEVCRVVQDVLKEVEVQEPRFISSLNDYNGRYDGLEVVSPTEFEIIIYLNQMGVLNFVDDGTLPGCAVLKLSDGRKRSMSLWVEFITASGYLSARKIRSRFQTLVAQACDKCSYRDSVKMIADTTEVKLRIRERIIVQITPAFKCAGLWPRSASHWPLPQIPWPHPNIVSEVKTEGFDMLSKECIALQGKNSAMEGDAWVLSFTEAENKLLQGGCRRRCLSILKTLRDRHLDLPGNPVTSYVMKTLLLYECEKHPREMEWDENCMGDRINGIFLQLISCLQCRRCPHYFLPNMDLFKGKSPGALENASKQVWRLTRIMLTNSRCLEEL, from the exons ATGCTCGTCCCGCCCGAGATGATAGCGGTCCAGTCGAAGCTTATCTACCAGATGAACAAGTACTGCGCCGACCGGGTGCAGGCCCGCAAGGCCCAGATACACAAAACCATCCAGGAGGTATGCCGGGTGGTGCAGGACGTGCTCAAGGAGGTGGAGGTGCAGGAACCGCGGTTCATCTCCTCGCTCAACGATTACAACGGCCGTTACGATGGGCTCGAGGTCGTGTCGCCGACGGAGTTCGAAATCATCATCTACCTCAACCAAATGGGTGTGCTGAACTTTGTCGACGACGGCACGCTGCCCGGCTGTGCCGTGCTGAAGCTGAGCGACGGCCGCAAACGCTCGATGTCGCTGTGGGTCGAGTTCATCACCGCGTCCGGCTACCTGTCCGCCCGGAAGATCCGGTCCCGGTTCCAGACGCTCGTCGCCCAGGCCTGTGATAAGTGTTCGTACCGCGATTCGGTGAAAATGATTGCCGACACGACCGAGGTGAAGTTGCGTATTCGGGAGCGCATCATTGTGCAAATAACGCCCGCGTTCAAGTGTGCCGGTCTCTGGCCGCGGTCCGCTTCGCACTGGCCGCTGCCGCAGATACCGTGGCCGCATCCGAACATCGTGTCCGAGGTGAAGACGGAGGGTTTCGACATGCTGTCGAAGGAGTGTATCGCGCTGCAGGGGAAGAATTCCGCGATGGAGGGCGATGCCTGGGTGCTCAGCTTTACCGAGGCCGAAAACAAGCTGCTACAAG GTGGTTGCCGAAGGCGTTGCCTCAGCATCCTCAAGACGCTGCGCGACCGGCATCTCGATCTGCCCGGCAACCCGGTCACCTCCTACGTGATGAAGACGCTGCTGCTGTACGAGTGCGAGAAGCACCCGCGCGAGATGGAGTGGGACGAGAACTGCATGGGTGACCGCATCAACGGCATCTTTCTGCAGCTGATCTCCTGCCTGCAGTGTCGCCGGTGTCCGCACTACTTCCTGCCAAACATGGACCTGTTCAAGGGCAAATCGCCCGGTGCGCTCGAGAACGCGTCGAAGCAGGTATGGCGGTTGACGCGGATCATGCTCACGAACTCGCGATGCCTCGAGGAGCTGTAA